The genomic window GTGGTGACAtcctgcccctgttcctggtggatgcagcagtgctggctgatGGGAAGCCTCGCCAAAGCATCGTGCTACGACCTGAAGTCCATCAGATAATCACTGTGGTCCCAGGAGCCTGGGACAGGGTACTAACCCGGGGATTATCGAGTAGTGTGAATAAATTAAGTACTAGTAAATCGAGTGTTAGAGATACTTAAATGTAAGGGATCAGAGCATGGGTGTCAGTTGCTGTTTCTGAGCACACTGGATAATGGCTGAGGCACCACTAACTGGAAAAAGGCAAATAGAGTGtctctttggaaaaggaaaacaaaatcacacCTTTCTAAGTAAGCTTTATTGTTAGAGAAATGGTAGAACCAATTCAGGGCTTACCAGAATTCAAGTTGTAGTAATGTAAAAATTGACAGCCAGCATGGATTTTAGTAAAACTGTGGCAAACAAAGGACATTGTCTTCTGTAGCAGAGCAGTGCTCAGTGTGTGAGGACAACCCCAGGAGATAGAAGGTTATTGATGCCAACCCATGTAATGTTCTCAAATGCAAGGCAGGAACAGGGCCCTGGGAGGTTGGAAGGTGATCATGCAGCTTGCTGGAATGGCACACTCTCAAAGCATTGTCTGCAAGGATGTGCTGAGTGGGGTTTTGTAGGATTTTGTATTTGAACAGAGTCTGAGTAATACTTTGATTGGTGTCTTGGCTGGTGAACTGACTGAAAATATGGCTTCATCTCTTGGTAGGAGACAGAAAATTTGGAGGGACCACAGACTGTCAGAGACAAGAGCAGTGCTCAAAGTAATCTTAACAAATCATGGAAAGTTTGAAAAAATGGATTATTTAATTAAGCATATATGCTAAGTTCCTTTCTTTGAAAAGACTGATCAGGTTATAAAATATGAGAGGAATGACTGGCTAAACTGCAGATCCACATGAAAGGATCATGTACTGAACACCTGCAAAATCAGGTGTTCCAAAAGAAGGAAACATACAAGACATATAAACAAAGTCTTGTGTGTTAAATATAATGTAATACTTAATTTCCTCTCAGCCCTGCAATACTGCAAGCACTTGGGGGCAACAcattgcaagaaaaaaaccctacagaaGTGGATAAATGTGAGGGATTGATTTACTAGGAAAGACACATTAGCctacaggaaataaaacaacaaacaggAAAACCTGGAGATAGAACATTCTGCTCTGTGAGAGATAGGTAGGGGAGGTAATGGGCTGACATTACAGCAAGGGAAGCTTTAactgaaagaagaggaaagctTTCCAGTTATAAAGGTAGTTGAGACATGGACTGGATTGGTGAGAAGTCTATGGAATCTCAGTTGTTGAGGTCCTCAGTTTACTTACCCCAAAGTCCTGAGGGCCAAGTTAAAAATCTGTGTTCCCTTTCAGCCTTGATGTCTGTGCAGGGTCGGTGTGTAAGGGACACGTCTGAGCTCTCCTGAATTCCAGAGACTGTTCCAGCAGGGATGCTCAGCACCTGGCTTGCCTGTACAATTTGCCAGCAGTCTCAATAGATTTCTTGAAACTAATACAAATGTGTTAAACCCAAGTGACAGGTGTGGGAgaattttgtttggaaaagcAAACTTTTTACTTATGTCCTATGTTATCCCAAGTTCTGTCGTTGGTGCCTCTGCATGGTCTCCATGTATCACTGATGGCACATCAATGAATGGTGTTAGTTCAAACATCTGTTGTTCAGAGGGATCCTAATCTGACAACAAGATTATGCCATGGGAAATAATTTGAGAAAGACCAAACATACAAAACTAAAGTTTAGCCATTGTGTTGTACAGCAAAACCCCTGGTGATAGTTTTGCATATGTAGCAGGATTCAGCTGTCCTGCCTCGGTCTAGTCAGGTGTTGGTTGCTGCTGGAACATTGCATTTGTTTCCTCATTGCTTGTCagttgtttttgattttttttgggggggaagggaTGTTAACAAATGTGGCTGTTCTTTCCTTTAGACAGATCTGGCAttcaaacaaaagcagaaggagGAGCAAAAGAAACTTGAGGagatgaaagcaaaagctgctggaaaaggGCCTCTGGGTAAGTGAGGTGCCATCCTGACAGGAGAAATGGAGAACTTGAAATATTTAGTTCTGTTTTAGATTCATAGCCATATTTGTTTCCAGGAGACACTTAGTTTCTGATGTTACATAAGTTACTCAGAGTAAAGTTTGTGAGAGAAAAACCATACAAGAGTAGTAGCACATGCAGAAACAATTCACTGGTGAGGATCTGGGCTGTACAGTGTAGTGGGGAGTCAGCTTTATGAGGAGCTGAATTTGTAGCTAAGCTCTGTCACAGTCATCTAACCAGCTGTGTTGTTTCCTTTGGCAGCCAGTGGTGGAATCAAGAAGTCTGGCAAAAAGTAGTTTGATGAAACTGGTATGAAGTGATCGAGTTACTCAATGGATCTGCAGACTTCAGAGTCACTGTCATTTGGGAACATTGTACATTTTGTTTAGTTGCAATAAATCCTTTTTGTTAAGATGTgatattttctctttacttgtaggttttgtttaaaaatggcTTTACTTTTTCATTCCTGGAAATGAAAGACTACATGTGACCTTCTGCAGCCTGAGTGCATCTGCTGGGGTTGGTAGTAATTTGTGAGAATAAAGTTATATTTTTGCCCTCTTTTGACAATGGAGACAGGGCTTGAGTGTTAAAATCTACAGAGCTGTTATCTGGGGGTTTAGGTTTAGGTGCAGGTTTCTGAGATGTGGCTATGTGAGTGTGTGCTCTCCTAAGAGCTGCAAGTTTTCTCTAAAGAAAAGTTGGGTTATACTTCCATTCCAGTACTTTGGTGTCAGTCAGTCTCCAAAACAACACTGCATTCCATATTCCTACTTAAGAACGTTTCTGTGCCCTGTGGTCCCACTGCCTGCTGGACTCACACTTGCATGGTGTCACACCACCATGTTTTCCTGAACTTCTACATATTGACATCACAATTTCTTTACACTCATGGAATGCCTTTAGCTGGGGTAGAGAGGAGGGGAACAGTCCTTATGAAACTGTAACTTAACTTCTAAAATGAGGTTAAGTGTCAGTCCACTGGGTGTGGAAACCTCAAGGGAGAACATGATGATCCTAAGGTAGGAGttgcagagccctcctgacTAGTAACGGTGGGACAGAGGCTGCCCCGCTGCCAGGAAGGGCagctggtggctgcagggaagggatggcTTCTGCGAACAACGAGACGCTTGGGCTGCACTGGGGGGCGCTACATGGGAAAGCTGGGCTTGGACACGTTCTCCAAGAGAGTGAGAAGACATTTGCAGAGCGCTGGGAGGGGGCGGTCCCGCCATGCTCGGGGCTGGGTCGCCCCCGCGCGGCCGCCGCGGGACCTGCAGGGGCGCCGACCCCTCAGCGCAGGGGTGCGGCCGCGCACGCGCAGCGCTTCCCGCCGGAGCGGCCACAGTGCCCTCAGAATGCCCCCactctgccctcagtgcccacacTGCCCCCACATTGCCCTCAGAATGCCCCCACAGTGCCCTCAGAGTGGCAACAGAGCCGTcacagtgccctcagtgccctcacagtgccctcagtgccctcacagtGCCATCAGTGCTGTCACAGTGCCCTCACAGTGCCCAGGGATCTCACAGTACCatcagtgccctcagtgcccccagtgACCTCACAGTGCCATCAGTGCCCTCACAGTGCCCCCAGTGACCTCACAGTGCCCTCACAGTGCCCCCAGTGACCTCACAGTGCCCTCACAGTGCCATCAGTGCCCTCACAGTGCCCCCAGTGACCTCACAGTGCCCTCACAGTGCCATCAGTGCCCTCACAGTGCCCCCAGTGACCTCACAGTGCCCTCACAGTGCCTTCAGTGACCTCACAGTGCCatcagtgccctcagtgcccccagtgACCTCACAGTGCCCCCCCAGTGACCTCACAGTGCCCTCACAGTGCCCTCACAGTGCCCAGGGATCTCACAGTACCATCAGTGCCCTCACAGTGCCCCCAGTGACCTCACAGTGACCTCACAGTGACCTCACAGTGACCTCACAGTGACCTCACAGTGCCCAGGGATCTCACAGTGCCCTCACAGTGCCATCAGTGCCCTCACAGTGCCCCCAGTGACCTCACAGTGCCCCCAGTGACCTCACAGTGCCCCCATCCGTGCTGGCCTCTGTAGCAGCCTCAGCTCCTGTGCCAACACTTCAGTCAGACCagatccctcctgccttccaggtGAAAATCAGCCTTTGGCGGCACCAAGAAAATCATCGTCTCTACAGGTACTGCACTGGAGGTCAGATTGGGTGCCGCCAACTGGATAGAGGTGGTGAAGGCTGACATTCAAGCTTGAATGATTTTTGCATTTTGGATAAAGGTAACTTTTGTATCAGAAAAATATCCTCACAAAAGATGCAGGACAAAAGTGCCTTAGACAAGGGGCAGGgcctgccctggctctgtgcagaACTCTGACGGCAACTTGAGCCACCAAGGGCGCATTCTGGGGCAGAGCTCAGTTCCAACCCATGgaacacacccacacacacagagagcccACAGTTCATGTGCTCAGAGTGAAAGCAAAGGCTGTACTTCCCTTACATCACTCAAACACTGACGGGGCAGATCCTCACCCAAATGCACACATGTTGTCCACTGGTGTCAAAGTAGGCAACTGGGGGGGTGGTTTaagtgaggaggaagaaagacaGGGAGACAACATCCTCTAGATCGGGccaaaaaatgagagaaataaaaccttgGCAGTGTATCAATAAGGAACTGTTTGCCCCAGGCATTACTGAATGAAATGAATGAGTTTGCCAATCCCAGCCAAGCTAACTTGAGGTGGTCTGAGTGGAGGACAGTGAACAGAGATGTGTCCTCCACAGCATGAGGCAATATGCAAAAGCCTTTCAGCCAAAAATcaggacaagagggaagaaGACCAAATGGCAAAGTGACAGATCTCTACTGTGGGAGAGCTGTTCTCAATTGGCTTTACTTTAATGTAGGCACTGAACTGCCCTCCTGGCCAAAAGTCCTCCCGTGTTTGATATTAGGCTGTGGAAATAAAGCTGAACAAAGGAACAGATTGTATCTTTTAACATAATGCTATGTAATAAATAGCATTTCATTCCttactgcagctccagctgaatGCAAAGACAATGTAACTCCTAAATCAATAAAATTACCACAGTCTGAAGGGCACAGAAACAATAAAGTCCAAAAGGCAGAAGGACATGGGTGTCAATTAAAATAGCAGCAGAAGAGATGCAAATATTCTTTGCAGGGAAATCCACTGAAGCATACAAGTGCCATAATCAATTCAAATCAAGCTCCACTGTTTTAAGAGACTTTGCCCACTCTTTAGAGTTAGTTCAGCTCCAAGGAAATCATACCCTGCTCTGAATGGCTTCGGGATACTGATTCATGTGAGGTCTTAAAGAGGAAACTTCTCCAATCTAAGTAAACTAGCCTGGAGAACTGGGTATGAACTGCTCTGCTACAGATTTGTTTTGTGATCCTATGTAAGACATTTTGCATCctagttttctttaaaatgggGACAGTGGTATTCTTTGGACTTAATTAATAAATAACTGTAATGTACTATTTTCCTGCCCTGCAAATTCCAGTGCAAAAGCCAGCGATGTAGGAGCTGAGGTTAAATCAGAGTTTGAGGACAGAGAACGTGTTCTGCATGTTGCTAAGCTTGCTCAGTCACCTTGAACATGTCACCACTCACCAGACTTTGCAGAGCAGCTTGAGATCCAACTGAATCATGTAAGAGGAGCACATCAGCTCTCTTTGTCCAGTTCACTGTTGGATTCAAATGTCCACTATATTGACATTATCGATGCCCTTTAATAGTCTATGATATTACCCATTCCAGCCTGCTTATCTAGGTCTCATCCTGtatcagcttttaaaatacaagtgGAGGCACATCTAAATTaccttcagaaattaaaatcttctaCATGGCAAGTAAGTATCATTCTCATTTACTAAGATTCTGAAACGAAAATCTGTTCAGCAGAGGTTGATCTGCTTTTATGTATAACAAGTCCAGTATCACAGTTCTGGAGgaaaaagtattaaataaaataaagccatAATGCAAGAAAAATGCACTTGAGAGCATTTTCTAAACCAGTAAGACAGTAATTGCAGGTGTAAAGGCTTCTACTTTGGTGTTTATTTTTAGCCTAACCATCATTATCAACTTCTGCAATGCCTCCCTCCACTCCAGAGTGCTGCTCAGTGGGCTATATACAGATCTCGGGAATGCAGAATCCATTATAACCATGTGAACCCACACTCTTCACTAGATAATATTCTATCTATATATTAGTTAGATAACAAATTTCCTAAAATCCTTCTGTATTTGGCAGCTTACCATTTCCATACTGTTTCTACAGATACCACTGAACTTGTACCACCTCCAAACCAGAAGCCAGCTGGGGAGCAAAGGAAGAGTTAATCTTTTGAAAGACAGACATTAATATACCCTTAAGTTCAGATTAAGTAGCAAAGCATTAAAATTTAACCTGTACTAAACTAAGTATGTACAGTCATAACCCCTCCAAAATTTTAgtgaagaggggaagaaaaaaaaagtaccaaCAGGAGAAAGTGGAGTTGTGATGTAAAATAGCTTAGGTGTTCAAGAGATTTATTGTCATCTACTTACAGAAACTTGTTTTTCCCACATGTGGGAAAATAACACTCTTGCTGAGCAGGTAGAATTATCTCAGTTCTTTAGTTCATGGTTCTTGCCTACCTGTTTGCTCAGCTCAAGTCACTTGTCTGTAATAAGAGAGCATATCATCTAAACTTTGGTAAAGTGGTTCCTGGTTTGGTGTGTCACTGCTGTCGGTCTGCACTGGAGGTGCCACACCCCGGGTGCTGCAGCCACTGGACTCATCTCCTGGTGGCACATCCTGGGCGCTGCTGCTACAGGGGTGTATTCCTGGTGGCACatcctgggtgctgctgccacaggggtGTATTCCTGGTGGCACatcctgggtgctgctgccacagacCTGTGTTCCTGGTGGCACATCCGGAGTGCTGCTGCCGCAGGGCTGCATTCCTGGTGGCACATGTTGggcactgcagctgcaggtgtCTATTCCTGGTGGCACATCTTGGGCACTGCAGCCACAGGTCAGCATTCCTGGTGGAACACCCTGGGCGCTGCAGCCACAGGTCAGCATTCCTGGTGGCACACCCTGGGCGCTGCAGCCACAGGTGGGCATTCCAGGTGGCACATCCTGGGTGCCGTAGCCATACGCCTGCATTGAAAAGGGCACCTCGTGAGTGCCATAGCCATACCCGTGCATGGGTGGCACCACCCCTGGCGTGCCGTAGCCATAAGCCTGCACTGGAAATGGCACCTTGGGAGCGCCGTATCCGTACGCCCGCATGGGGGGCGGCACAGCCCGGCCACCGTAGCCATAGGGCCGCATTGGTGGCGGCACAGCTCGGGCACCGTAGCCATAACTCGGTGCTGGTGGCAGTGTGTCCTCATCACTGCTGTCATCCTCCCCTGAGGATGACACCTCCTGAGTGCCACGGCCACAGGCGTCAGCTGATGCTGCCTTATCCTGAAGGTTGGTGTTGGAAGCCTGTGCTGACTGTGGCACATCTCCAGCGCCGCTGCCGTTGCCCTGCACTGATAGCATCTGTTGGCTCTGTGCTCTCTCCGTTTCCAGTTTTTCAGAGGAGGTTTCAGGACTGTTCAAATTCCGACTTCGGTAATTATCACCTTTCTTTTGTCCCAAAAAGTAATCAGAAGGTGGTGCAAATTCTGGATCTCGTTCATCTCTAAGttcttcttgtttcttttcccacagTCCAAACATCAGTTCTGTTAGAAACAGGAAAATGGTAGATTTAGCATAGATTTCAGAGTCTGAAGGTCagtcagaaaggagagaaaacaaattagCAAACAGAGAAGATGCAACTGTGTAAAGCCACCTGAAGTTACTTTTCCACCTAGTACTACACGGAAATACAAGAATCTAGAGCAGATTCCTTCAATGAACCACACTTATTTCACTTTGCATTTTAGAGTAAGCTGTCCTCTGCTTTCTGAGTGCAATATCTGCTGCATAGTATAGTGTTGCTTGGGTGTCAGATACCAGGATTCctcagaggcaggaaaaaaccccatgtcAGGCAGGATAAGGATTTAACAGATAGGATCTGAAAGTTTGGAGTTTTAATGGAACCATAAAGTTGCCTCTCACAATGATGTATCGTCACTTTTTAGCATTGTCCTGTACCTGTTTATATAAACCATCCTGCCATCATGTAGCACAAACCACAGAAATACCTCAAGAAGAAATCACattgaaatacaggaaatattATGAACTACAATATTTGTCATTCTGTTAACCTATCTGGATTATCCAGAAATGGAGTAACTCATATAGAAATAAAACTCATGAGGATGTTACAGCAGCTACTGGCACTTGTCAGCCTGGACACCAAATAGTCACTGACACCGAGGCAGAAAGGATCTCATTGCTTCTCAGTCTTGTCATACTTTgtcacaaaacaaaatgaaagtagCATCGTGCACGCTGCTTCCTAACAATATGCTTGAATCTGCATTTCCTCACCTTTGCCTTTATCCCACTCTCGGACATAAGGCACGCCAGGCTTTGTATCTCTTCTCTCCTGGATGACAACCTCCACCTTCCTACTGGCTGCAGTAACTCTTGGAGGTTCTGGTTCCTCGGTAACACCTTTCAGCTCTATGTTACAGGAAGAGACAGTAGGGTTTGTTAGTCACAGGGTAAAATCTATATGAACCTCACAGGTAAAAATAACAACATTTCATTTACTGGAGAAAACAATTCACATTCTTATTCTTCTGAGCAGCTGTAACAGTGAGCAGTGGCATGGTATTGTTCTTCCTTTCCAGAAATGTTTAGCATAGTTAAACATTTGCATAAAATTCTGACACAGTGAAATATTAGCTACATTTTACAGTGGGAGACAGACAGTACAAGTTGACTACCACTGTTATAAGGGAGACAGCACAGGGATAGGATTAGAATTCAAATTCATCATCCTAAATCCTAAAGTCAGCTGTATCTCCAACTTACAGACTGCACCGATACTGTTACAGTGTATATtgtataatataaaaattaacttGTAACTACTTTTTATTCTACCTCAccttaaaaacaggaaaaagccAGTAAAATGTCAGCAGCTCTAACCTTGTTCTGGATAATTAACCCACATAATTTCTGCAGTCAGGTGTGAATCAAAAAAAGGCTACTATCTATGTATTGTATCACTACCTGCATTATTAAACTATTTCTGGCATGATAATATATCTACACACAATTATATAAACACTCACTATCCTAACAGTTACATAACTGTATATATAGAACACACAATACCAATATATTGAATGTCCAAACATAAATCTAAATTAGAGTCTGCCTGTCCACAGATCAAGCCTGAGTTGAAATAACAAGTATTTAACTTAAACAACAGCAGTTCATACCTCCATTCTCCAgtttttctgcctcttcctctAATCCAGCTTCCCTCAGCTTTTTAACCTTCCGTGCTCGAAGTTTGGACAGCCTTGCATCCAGAGCTgccttcctcttttcttttagcTGTTCCCGTTTAGTTCTCTGATCAAGTGTCttaacagcaaagaaaaacatgagTTAATCTTCGCTATCACAATCAAGTACCTACCTTCCTtcacaaaaaacctcaaagcaATACTTATCAAGTACCCAGTTTCAACAGGATAAAAGCAGCCAAATTTCTTTGAAGTCAGCTGGAGGCATGCCTTGGTATAACATTTAGACAACAAACCAAAGGCAGTGACCACTGGATCAGGCTGCCCTCATACCCCAGTTTCCTCTTCACACTCATACCTGCTCCCTCAGCATATCCAGTGTTGCCCGTTGTTTATGCCTGAGTTCTTGGTCACGAGAAAAGGCAAAGTAACCAACACCAAGCTGTCTGGCCTCTGAAAAAGAGATAAGCAATAAATTTAAGTTACACTCAGTTTATAACTGACAGTAACTACAGGCACCAAGCATCCTGCTTTCAGGCATGGAGCAACATACTCTGCATTAGTTTTCAATGGCTAAAAAGGGTTTGTCTTAGATGATACAGAAAGTGAAGCTTCCTGAAGGAGAACACAGCAGGAGTATTTGAGAAATACATTTGAGGAAAATGCAATTAGAAGTAAAATAAAGCTAGATTTACTGGTAAATTAGAAGACATATCTACACTTTGCCTTACAGGCACAGGAAGTaactttcccttcttcctctccaACTAATCTCTTTGGTGATACAAAGGTAAGTGATATCAAGTATGGCAGCGTACCATTTTCTCGAATATCCTCATAATGTATTGGTCCCATGGGTTTTCGGAgggcttcttcttcttctttttcccactGCTGCCTC from Pithys albifrons albifrons isolate INPA30051 chromosome 3, PitAlb_v1, whole genome shotgun sequence includes these protein-coding regions:
- the CCDC174 gene encoding coiled-coil domain-containing protein 174 yields the protein MDRRKKPLDVAASSLVDLKAELFRKQEQFKKEKLLKDAGVFVKPRTSNKKPSIWTRQNAGVANRATKDVEQKTEEQDMLDQSRKKLEEKAKLYEKMTKGDFPDEETEDLYLVDFTQKIIDKRHEVQELCQSEAAEKASERETDDEETQLEADIPPPEDPEEEWVDYVDFLGRSRRCMKKDLPSLLKMDQELQGKRQDPGGNTLLSEDMRRELQRQQWEKEEEEALRKPMGPIHYEDIRENEARQLGVGYFAFSRDQELRHKQRATLDMLREQTLDQRTKREQLKEKRKAALDARLSKLRARKVKKLREAGLEEEAEKLENGELKGVTEEPEPPRVTAASRKVEVVIQERRDTKPGVPYVREWDKGKELMFGLWEKKQEELRDERDPEFAPPSDYFLGQKKGDNYRSRNLNSPETSSEKLETERAQSQQMLSVQGNGSGAGDVPQSAQASNTNLQDKAASADACGRGTQEVSSSGEDDSSDEDTLPPAPSYGYGARAVPPPMRPYGYGGRAVPPPMRAYGYGAPKVPFPVQAYGYGTPGVVPPMHGYGYGTHEVPFSMQAYGYGTQDVPPGMPTCGCSAQGVPPGMLTCGCSAQGVPPGMLTCGCSAQDVPPGIDTCSCSAQHVPPGMQPCGSSTPDVPPGTQVCGSSTQDVPPGIHPCGSSTQDVPPGIHPCSSSAQDVPPGDESSGCSTRGVAPPVQTDSSDTPNQEPLYQSLDDMLSYYRQVT